A portion of the Fulvia fulva chromosome 1, complete sequence genome contains these proteins:
- a CDS encoding Negative regulator of the PHO system, translated as MDKRHPSSFQQLEKLGEGTYATVFKGRNGQTGQFVALKEIHLDSEEGTPSTAIREISLMKELKHENIVSLYDVIHTENKLMLVFEYMDKDLKKYMDSYTNPVGGARGALDAATIKSFMWQLLRGIAFCHENRVLHRDLKPQNLLINAQGQLKLGDFGLARAFGIPVNTFSNEVVTLWYRAPDVLLGSRTYNTSIDIWSAGCIMAEMFTGRPLFPGTTNEDQLLKIFRLMGTPSERSWPGISSFPEYKQTWPVYATQELRAYLPQVDSLGLQLLGQLLQLRPEMRCSAQQALAHPWFAELNARSQQAAQGGFTQPQGMAVSQQRAY; from the coding sequence ATGGACAAGCGCCACCCCTCCAGCTTCCAGCAGCTGGAAAAGCTGGGCGAGGGCACCTACGCTACCGTCTTCAAAGGCCGCAATGGCCAGACCGGCCAATTCGTCGCTCTCAAGGAGATCCACCTCGACAGTGAGGAGGGCACGCCCAGCACCGCCATCCGCGAGATTTCGCTCATGAAGGAGCTCAAGCACGAGAACATTGTCAGCCTGTACGATGTCATACACACCGAGAACAAGCTCATGCTGGTCTTCGAGTACATGGACAAAGATCTCAAGAAGTACATGGACAGCTACACGAATCCTGTCGGGGGTGCACGCGGCGCCCTGGATGCCGCCACTATCAAGAGCTTCATGTGGCAGCTGCTGCGCGGCATTGCATTCTGCCACGAGAACCGAGTGCTCCACCGTGACCTCAAACCTCAGAATCTGCTCATCAATGCCCAGGGACAGCTGAAGTTGGGCGATTTTGGATTGGCGCGCGCTTTCGGCATCCCTGTGAACACTTTCTCGAACGAGGTGGTTACCCTTTGGTATCGTGCGCCGGACGTCCTGCTTGGCAGCAGGACATACAATACAAGTATCGACATCTGGAGCGCTGGCTGTATCATGGCGGAAATGTTTACTGGCCGACCTCTGTTTCCTGGTACCACCAACGAGGATCAGCTGCTCAAGATCTTCCGCCTTATGGGCACCCCTTCCGAACGCAGTTGGCCAGGTATCAGCAGCTTCCCCGAGTACAAGCAGACATGGCCAGTCTATGCGACCCAGGAACTGCGCGCCTATCTGCCTCAAGTCGACTCACTGGGACTACAACTGCTTGGCCAGCTGCTACAGTTGCGTCCAGAAATGCGATGCAGCGCACAGCAGGCTCTGGCGCATCCGTGGTTCGCAGAGCTGAATGCACGTTCACAACAAGCTGCCCAGGGTGGCTTCACACAGCCGCAAGGAATGGCCGTGTCACAGCAGCGTGCCTACTAG
- a CDS encoding GTP-binding protein ypt5, which yields MAARMQQGGRPGGARFAQFKLVLLGESAVGKSSLVLRFVKDQFDDYRESTIGAAFLTQTIALDEQTTVKFEIWDTAGQERYKSLAPMYYRNANCAVVVYDITQASSLDKAKAWVKELQRQANENIIIALAGNKADLVAEQPDKRAVPTADAEAYAKEANLLFFETSAKTAENVKELFTAIAKKLPIEQASQKGMRGAAARPGGVDLGSRQDPGASAGGPGGCNC from the exons ATGGCGGCCAGAATGCAGCAAGGCGGGCGTCCCGGCGGTGCTCGATTTGCGCAGTTCAAGCTGGTGCTTCTGG GAGAATCTGCCGTCGGAAAGAGTTCACTCGTACTGCGCTTCGTCAAG GACCAGTTTGATGACTACAGAGAGTCCACCATCGGCGCCGCCTTCCTCACACAGACCATCGCCCTCGACGAGCAGACTACAGTGAAATTCGAGATATGGGACACGGCAGGGCAGGAGCGGTACAAGTCACTAGCACCCATGTACTACCGCAACGCGAATTGCGCAGTCGTGGTTTACGATATCACACAAGCG AGCTCGTTAGACAAAGCGAAAGCGTGGGTCAAAGAGCTTCAACGACAAGCCAACGAGAACATCATCATTGCGCTCGCAGGCAACAAGGCCGACCTTGTTGCTGAGCAGCCCGACAAGCGTGCAGTTCCTACCGCCGACGCCGAAGCCTACGCAAAGGAGGCCAATCTTCTATTCTTCGAGACCAGTGCCAAGACAGCAGAGAACGTCAAGGAGCTTTTCACAGCCATCGCAAAGAAGCTTCCGATCGAGCAAGCGAGCCAAAAGGGTATGCGTGGAGCGGCTGCCAGGCCAGGAGGTGTAGATCTGGGCTCAAGGCAAGATCCGGGTGCTTCAGCTGGCGGACCCGGCGGGTGCAACTGTTAG
- a CDS encoding Phosphatidylinositol-3-phosphatase SAC1 — MSATLPFRDINVHASATYYAFSSPSSPNAPTLVIDRPSGDLRLNDGRLTGGNRVSSISGILGIIKLRLDSYVIIITKSQPVGRMKGHQIYKVVSTEFLPLRERQVHDPDEDTYLAYLKTLLKTGPMYFSYSFDLTNSFQRQARGDTNEPLWQRADDRFFWNRHISSSLMDFRTGRSSGRLSSGPQPAVDPYILPAVYGMMSITNTSIKGNFLTFVLITRRSRHRTGTRYLSRGIDEEGHVSNYNETEQAIILNDNASSGMTSYAGDQGYAKEKPVSGPETQVLSYVQTRGSVPVFWAEVNTLHYTPKLQIRGVEAAASAARKHFDEQIQLYGENYMVNLVNQKGREMRVKDAYEQLVKILQSDPRETTEADRKTNEKFNVIEPGDQRSWYDHLHYVYFDFHNETEGLKWYRAQLLLDQLKDGLTAGGYFHGIDKPSGGIDIRRKQTAVVRTNCMDCLDRTNVVQSMLGRWALTRMLVDLGVLRSGETAQDDQTFEHLFRNVWADNADVVSKTYSGTGALKTDFTRTGNRTRAGMLQDLSNSCTRYVRNNFADGPRQDAFDLFLGAYSPETAGIGSAHQFADRRPLIVQAVPYVLGFCVFFVAVSVSTNRLPDSTIWPLRMFTFFSLAVAGYSGRFMWNYGSLYVNWPKLNTPQWAVEAYQDTLDRVGKDPVVGALVGAGRPDARLGILEEGKKRRE, encoded by the exons ATGAGTGCAACGCTCCCCTTCCGGGACATCAACGTGCACGCATCCGCTACCTACTATGCCTTCTCCTCGCCTTCCTCGCCAAACGCGCCAACCTTGGTCATCGACAGGCCGTCTGGCGATCTAAGACTCAACGATGGCAGACTCACGGGCGGCAATCGAGTCTCCAGCATCTCCGGCATTCTGGGCATCATCAAACTCCGACTAG ATAGCTATGTGATCATCATCACCAAATCCCAACCGGTCGGCCGCATGAAAGGCCATCAGATCTACAAGGTCGTCTCGACAGAGTTCTTACCACTGCGCGAACGCCAAGTCCACGATCCCGATGAGGATACGTACCTTGCATATCTGAAGACATTGCTGAAGACTGGTCCGATGTACTTTTCTTACTCTTTCGACCTGACCAACAGTTTCCAACGGCAGGCCCGGGGCGACACGAACGAGCCTTTGTGGCAACGCGCAGATGACCGCTTCTTCTGGAACCGCCACATTTCATCCTCCCTCATGGACTTCCGGACTGGTAGATCGTCGGGTAGACTGTCATCAGGACCACAACCGGCCGTGGACCCATACATATTGCCAGCAGTGTATGGCATGATGAGCATCACCAACACATCGATCAAAGGCAATTTCCTCACCTTCGTGCTTATCACTCGCCGATCGAGGCACAGAACTGGCACACGTTACTTGTCGCGCGGTATCGATGAGGAAGGTCATGTCTCGAATTACAACGAGACAGAACAAGCCATCATTCTCAACGACAATGCATCGAGTGGTATGACTAGCTACGCTGGCGATCAAGGGTACGCGAAGGAGAAACCTGTCAGCGGGCCTGAGACGCAAGTGCTTTCCTATGTGCAGACTCGTGGCAGTGTTCCAGTCTTCTGGGCTGAGGTGAACACATTACATTACACACCGAAACTCCAGATTCGCGGCGTCGAAGCTGCCGCGAGCGCGGCCAGGAAGCACTTTGACGAGCAGATTCAGCTGTATGGCGAGAACTACATGGTAAATCTGGTCAACCAAAAAGGACGCGAAATGCGTGTCAAGGATGCGTACGAACAACTCGTCAAGATCCTGCAATCCGATCCTCGAGAGACTACAGAGGCAGATCGCAAGACGAATGAGAAGTTCAATGTGATTGAGCCGGGTGACCAACGCAGCTGGTATGATCATCTGCATTACGTTTACTTCGACTTTCACAATGAGACCGAGGGTCTGAAATGGTACCGGGCACAACTTCTGCTGGATCAGCTCAAAGATGGACTTACCGCAGGTGGCTACTTCCATGGCATCGACAAGCCTTCGGGAGGCATCGACATTCGACGAAAGCAGACTGCCGTCGTTCGAACCAACTGCATGGACTGTCTCGACCGAACCAATGTAGTGCAGTCGATGCTTGGCCGATGGGCTCTCACACGTATGTTGGTCGATCTTGGTGTCTTGCGATCTGGCGAGACTGCACAAGACGATCAAACCTTCGAACACTTGTTCCGCAATGTCTGGGCCGACAACGCAGATGTAGTGTCCAAGACGTACTCTGGTACAGGCGCCTTGAAGACGGACTTTACGCGTACGGGTAATCGCACAAGGGCTGGCATGCTGCAAGATCTTAGCAACAGCTGTACGCGATACGTACGGAACAACTTCGCAGATGGACCTAGACAGGATGCCTTCGACCTGTTCCTGGGCGCATACTCCCCAGAGACAGCCGGCATAGGCTCAGCGCACCAATTCGCAGACCGGAGACCTCTAATCGTGCAGGCGGTGCCTTATGTGCTCGGCTTCTGCGTGTTCTTCGTGGCAGTCAGCGTCAGCACCAATCGTCTGCCGGATTCGACAATATGGCCGCTACGAATGTTCACTTTCTTCAGTCTCGCCGTTGCAGGGTACTCGGGCAGGTTCATGTGGAACTACGGCAGCCTTTAC GTCAACTGGCCGAAGCTAAACACGCCTCAGTGGGCAGTTGAGGCGTACCAAGACACCTTGGACAGGGTTGGGAAGGACCCTGTTGTCGGCGCTTTGGTCGGCGCTGGCAGACCAGATGCTCGTCTTGGTATTCTCGAAGAGGGTAAGAAGAGGCGCGAGTAG
- a CDS encoding Delta(14)-sterol reductase, giving the protein MPPKRAAKAAAPLEGEGEEEHGFEFGGPIGASLISFGLPIACYAFAFLCNDVTGCPAPSLLDPRKLFTPGVLSRQAGWEHALDVLKTEVGWPGWSGLINIEAIVGTLFWYGLSLFLYVLLPAQEVQGTELRTGGRLKYRFNAFLSAVTILVVCAAGTVVRGPDFQVWTFINRNYLQLLTCNIIVAYGLATFVYVKSFEVKPGNKDLRELAAGGHSGNLLYDWYIGRELNPRVTLPFFGEIDIKAFMELRPGLLGWIILDLAFAAKQYKSYGRVTDSMLLIIISQSVYVLDALWNEPAILTTIDLIQDGFGFMLSFGDLVWVPWVYSIQARYLSIHPVVLGPFYLLLIVGIQLFGYYIFRSSNNEKNRFRTNPDDPSVAHLKYIETTTGSRLLTSGWWGMARHINYMGDWIMSWAYCLPTLAAGYKITPSILYPGTRLVTTDGMKGAAIPITYFFMLYFAILLIHREMRDDQKCRRKYGKDWEKYCEKVPYRIVPGIY; this is encoded by the exons ATGCCACCCAAACGCGCAGCAAAGGCTGCAGCGCCCCTGGaaggagaaggagaagaagaacaCGGCTTCGAGTTTGGAGGACC CATCGGCGCGTCGCTCATCTCCTTCGGCCTTCCCATCGCGTGCTACGCCTTCGCATTCCTCTGCAACGATGTCACCGGCTGTCCTGCGCCCTCGCTCCTCGACCCGCGCAAACTGTTCACGCCCGGCGTGCTCTCGCGACAGGCAGGCTGGGAACATGCACTCGACGTGCTCAAGACAGAAGTCGGCTGGCCGGGCTGGTCCGGTCTGATCAATATCGAGGCAATCGTGGGCACCCTCTTTTGGTACGGCCTGAGCCTGTTCCTATACGTTCTGCTGCCCGCGCAAGAAGTCCAGGGCACCGAACTCAGGACGGGCGGGAGGCTGAAGTACAGGTTCAATG CCTTCCTCTCTGCTGTCACCATTCTCGTCGTCTGCGCGGCGGGCACCGTCGTTCGTGGACCGGACTTCCAAGTGTGGACGTTCATCAACCGCAACTACCTCCAGCTTCTGACCTGTAACATCATCGTGGCCTACGGTCTTGCCACTTTCGTCTACGTCAAGTCCTTCGAGGTCAAGCCCGGCAACAAGGACTTGCGCGAGCTGGCAGCTGGAGGTCACAGCGGCAACTTGCTCTACGATTGGTACATTGGACGTGAGCTCAACCCTCGAGTGACCCTTCCGTTCTTCGGCGAGATCGACATCAAGGCTTTCATGGAGCTGCGCCCGGGCTTGCTAGGCTGGATCATCTTGGACCTGGCTTTTGCAGCCAAGCAGTACAAGAGCTATGGTAGAGTCACCGACTCAATGCTTCTTATCATCATCAGTCAGTCAGTCTACGTATTGGATGCGCTCTGGAATGAGCCTGCTATCCTGACCACAATCGACCTCATCCAGGATGGCTTTGGATTCATGCTGTCATTTGGTGACCTTGTCTGGGTGCCATGGGTCTACTCAATCCAGGCTCGCTACCTCAGCATACATCCTGTGGTTCTTGGTCCTTTCTACCTGCTGCTCATTGTCGGCATCCAGCTCTTTGGATATTACATCTTCCGTTCCAGCAACAACGAGAAGAACCGCTTCCGCACGAACCCTGACGATCCCTCAGTCGCGCATCTAAAATACATTGAGACCACGACTGGCTCTCGTCTGTTGACATCTGGCTGGTGGGGAATGGCTCGTCACATCAACTACATGGGCGACTGGATAATGAGCTGGGCATACTGTCTCCCAACTCTTGCTGCCGGCTACAAGATCACACCTTCCATCCTATACCCGGGCACTCGTCTCGTGACCACTGACGGGATGAAGGGCGCTGCGATCCCCATCACTTACTTCTTCATGCTGTACTTTGCTATTCTGCTGATTCATCGTGAGATGCGCGACGATCAGAAATGCAGACGCAAGTATGGCAAGGACTGGGAGAAGTACTGTGAGAAGGTTCCTTACAGAATAGTGCCTGGCATCTACTAA
- a CDS encoding Lipid droplet phospholipase 1: MAAAQQNASADHLAVICHGLWGNPSHLNHLRDTLRAAYSDQSLHILVPTSNSDNQTYDGVEVGGERIANEIEQRLSELEQQGHKIKKISITGYSLGGLVARYAIGLMYSSGLFDRIQPINFTTFATPHIGVRTPRLGARSYFFNFMGARTLSTSGQQLFLIDSFRDTGRPLLSLMADPNSVFTAGLRRFKHKWLYANTMNDRSVPYYTAMFSRTDAYVDLDKVEVHYAKGQPKPGNVILDPENPVTPKQPSGEQLSLVQRLMPHQRTINNIPFYMVIFSLLPLALPVFLANAGYQTYQSAQRIRHHESGKAFSLDRYRVKLLEEAQAVQDRVYERVVEQQAEDYLPTPPPESQSVDSASSHTKEDLELSRRETTREKGPSPLLVLTEGQFDMIENLDNLGFTKYPVHIQKVRHTHAAIVVRIQKESFAEGRVVVQHWIDKFEI, encoded by the exons ATGGCCGCCGCCCAGCAAAACGCCTCGGCCGATCACCTGGCAGTCATCTGCCATGG GCTATGGGGCAACCCGTCTCATTTGAACCACCTCCGCGACACTTTACGGGCCGCATACTCGGACCAGAGCCTGCACATCCTAGTACCAACGAGCAACAGCGATAATCAGACCTACGATGGCGTGGAAGTGGGCGGAGAACGCATCGCCAACGAGATCGAGCAGAGGCTCTCGGAGCTTGAGCAGCAAGGGCACAAGATCAAGAAGATCAGCATCACTGGATACTCGCTAGGCGGTCTGGTAGCTCGCTATGCCATAGGGTTGATGTACAGCTCCGGCTTGTTCGATCGAATACAGCCCATCAACTTCACAACCTTCGCGACGCCACACATCGGAGTTCGCACACCGCGATTGGGGGCAAGATCTTACTTCTTCAACTTCATGGGCGCAAGAACGCTGAGCACATCTGGGCAGCAGCTGTTCTTGATCGATAGTTTCCGAGATACTGGAAGACCGCTCTTGTCGCTGATGGCAGACCCAAACAGTGTGTTTACAGCGGGTCTGCGGCGCTTCAAGCACAAATGGCTTTACGCCAACACGATGAACGATCGAAGCGTGCCCTACTATACTGCAATGTTCAGCCGAACAGACGCGTACGTGGATCTCGACAAAGTCGAGGTCCATTACGCCAAGGGTCAGCCAAAGCCTGGGAACGTGATACTGGACCCGGAGAATCCAGTTACTCCAAAGCAGCCGTCGGGAGAGCAGCTTTCGCTGGTCCAAAGGCTTATGCCTCATCAGCGAACAATCAACAACATACCATTCTACATGGTCATATTCTCCCTGTTGCCCCTGGCATTGCCAGTCTTCCTGGCGAATGCCGGCTACCAGACATATCAATCAGCACAACGCATTAGACATCATGAATCCGGAAAGGCGTTCAGCCTCGATCGTTACCGCGTCAAGCTACTTGAAGAAGCACAGGCTGTCCAGGATAGGGTGTACGAGAGAGTCGTCGAACAGCAAGCAGAGGACTACCTGCCGACGCCACCTCCAGAATCCCAATCAGTAGACTCTGCCTCAAGTCACACCAAAGAAGATCTGGAGTTGAGTAGACGAGAGACGACTCGCGAGAAAGGTCCCTCTCCGCTGTTAGTACTCACGGAAGGCCAGTTTGATATGATTGAGAACCTGGACAACCTTGGGTTCACCAAGTACCCAGTTCATATCCAAAAAGTCCGTCACACGCATGCGGCGATAGTGGTTCGCATCCAGAAAGAGAGCTTCGCGGAAGGGAGGGTTGTTGTACAGCACTGGATCGACAAATTCGAGATATGA
- a CDS encoding EKC/KEOPS complex subunit bud32, with translation MTALVQVKHELPIPFNNSLESFELITQGAEALLYKTTFLTSDFPAALKVRPKKQWRHPTLDKRLTRQRILAESRVLVKCKKDGVSVPAILGLDWENGWLVSEWIDGRMVKEAIQQRDLADEEGLKVLMERIGAAVGKLHSVGVIHGDLTTSNMMLRAGGAHASKSLEGEIVLIDFGLATQAQQEEDRAVDLYVLERAFGSTHPKEEGMFEEVLKEYGTSYKGAKMALRRLEDVRMRGRKKSMIG, from the coding sequence ATGACAGCTCTCGTGCAAGTGAAGCATGAGCTACCGATTCCGTTCAACAACTCGTTGGAGTCCTTCGAGCTCATTACACAAGGCGCGGAAGCACTACTCTACAAGACCACCTTCCTCACCTCAGATTTTCCCGCGGCATTGAAGGTCCGACCGAAGAAGCAATGGAGGCATCCCACTCTGGATAAGCGTTTGACGCGACAGCGAATCCTGGCCGAATCACGAGTCTTGGTCAAGTGCAAAAAAGATGGCGTGAGTGTGCCTGCAATCCTCGGCTTGGATTGGGAGAATGGCTGGCTAGTCAGTGAGTGGATCGATGGTAGAATGGTGAAAGAGGCGATCCAACAGCGGGATCTGGCAGATGAGGAGGGCTTGAAGGTATTGATGGAGAGAATTGGAGCGGCTGTTGGGAAGTTGCATTCTGTAGGTGTGATACATGGTGATCTGACCACGAGCAATATGATGCTGCGCGCGGGTGGAGCCCATGCATCAAAGAGCTTGGAAGGCGAGATTGTGCTCATTGACTTTGGGCTCGCAACGCAGGCTCAGCAAGAGGAGGATCGGGCGGTGGACTTGTATGTGCTGGAACGTGCTTTTGGCTCGACACATCCGAAGGAGGAGGGCATGTTTGAGGAAGTGCTGAAGGAGTATGGTACGAGCTATAAGGGTGCTAAGATGGCGTTGAGAAGGTTGGAGGATGTCAGAATGAGGGGGAGGAAGAAGAGCATGATTGGATGA
- a CDS encoding RNA exonuclease 3, producing MVFSTTNLFKGIACPKGEKCDMTCCIYAHDERVDVAASQPTLSAAPTHKAIDRLTQSAHDFREPAAKRRKITYDRLQDKPPSRADLIRKQLAAVKSKPPETSSREDARGSKTGAVQAQPPSSLAPPVSPPPKRSTSQHDSTSAANSEPGKVIVKGPDSEKVETLNPRLIANDPVGHSKRSAFLKRLHQEMAKLNSRVAAAANVDFKAVLHLSEQQLIKLALGEEEKVVSHQPQVYTNVIKQRIASLMKMSVEDWIKDLKPRIVIPDSKPSIKGEKLIDTGLPLEQEHLILPQLVADQKPLAAFGYVPEPPTIEQAAEAAAAVEASQNWEICDRCTARFQIFPDRDEKGRLSSNGPCRHHPNRKVFPPRSKTDKETGDKQPYFPCCTAAVGEVGCTESPEHVFKTSSPARLAATMPFIKTPENEAPSRDRRDKKVNAVTFDCEMGHTTMGLELIRLTAVTWPAGEPLLDILVRPLGAVMDLNSRFSGVFPEHFADAIPYDQWLSSPPPPPRDDGASPALPIVDSPQRARELLCGFITPTTPLIGHAIDNDLNTVRLCHPTIIDTVILYPHPRGLPMRFGLKMLSQRYLQRAIQTGGLRGHDSLEDAVATGDLVRVKVREKWKQLRSSGWSIVNDQLLPPPPRKPSVEEAGMASAEQHAKDMVGKALHGTKRKKRPSTDSSEAEDGH from the coding sequence ATGGTCTTCTCCACCACCAACCTCTTCAAAGGGATTGCGTGTCCCAAGGGAGAGAAATGCGACATGACATGCTGCATCTACGCACACGATGAGCGAGTCGACGTCGCAGCATCTCAGCCAACACTCTCGGCTGCGCCAACACACAAGGCTATCGACCGGCTGACTCAATCTGCGCATGACTTCCGGGAGCCCGCAGCGAAGCGGCGGAAGATCACATACGATCGCCTGCAGGACAAGCCACCTAGTCGAGCTGATCTGATACGCAAACAATTGGCAGCCGTGAAGTCAAAGCCGCCTGAGACATCGTCACGAGAAGATGCACGTGGCTCTAAGACAGGTGCGGTTCAGGCACAGCCTCCGTCAAGTCTTGCACCTCCAGTCTCTCCACCGCCGAAGAGATCTACGTCACAGCACGATAGTACTTCCGCGGCAAACAGTGAACCCGGCAAGGTGATTGTGAAAGGACCAGACTCCGAGAAAGTCGAAACTCTCAACCCACGGCTAATAGCGAACGATCCTGTCGGCCACTCAAAGCGATCTGCGTTCCTCAAGCGCCTGCACCAGGAAATGGCCAAACTCAATTCAAGAGTGGCAGCGGCAGCCAATGTGGACTTCAAAGCCGTCCTGCACCTGAGTGAGCAGCAGCTCATCAAGCTAGCATTGGGCGAGGAAGAGAAAGTCGTGTCACACCAGCCTCAAGTGTACACCAATGTCATCAAGCAACGCATCGCCTCTCTGATGAAGATGTCCGTGGAAGACTGGATCAAGGACCTCAAGCCGAGGATTGTCATTCCCGATTCGAAGCCATCAATCAAGGGAGAAAAGCTCATCGACACAGGCTTGCCACTTGAGCAAGAGCACCTGATCTTGCCTCAGCTGGTAGCTGATCAGAAGCCTCTGGCCGCATTCGGCTACGTGCCAGAACCGCCAACTATTGAGCAAGCTGCAGAAGCAGCTGCTGCTGTAGAAGCCAGCCAGAATTGGGAGATCTGCGACAGATGCACGGCACGTTTCCAAATATTTCCTGATCGGGATGAGAAGGGACGATTGTCTTCAAACGGGCCTTGCAGACATCATCCGAATCGAAAAGTGTTCCCACCGAGATCAAAAACAGACAAGGAGACGGGCGATAAGCAGCCATATTTCCCGTGCTGCACCGCGGCCGTGGGCGAAGTAGGTTGCACAGAGAGTCCGGAGCATGTGTTCAAGACCAGCAGTCCTGCACGTCTCGCGGCGACAATGCCCTTCATCAAAACGCCCGAGAACGAAGCACCTTCCCGAGATCGACGGGATAAGAAGGTGAATGCAGTCACGTTCGATTGCGAGATGGGACATACAACCATGGGACTGGAGCTCATCAGATTGACTGCTGTGACATGGCCAGCGGGAGAGCCTCTTCTGGACATTCTTGTTCGACCACTGGGAGCGGTGATGGACCTCAACAGCAGGTTTAGCGGTGTGTTCCCTGAGCACTTCGCCGACGCCATACCTTACGACCAGTGGCTATCGTCACCTCCGCCGCCTCCACGCGATGATGGCGCTAGTCCGGCTTTACCAATTGTAGACAGTCCTCAGAGAGCCAGGGAGCTTCTCTGCGGTTTCATCACACCGACCACACCACTTATCGGACATGCCATCGATAACGACCTCAACACAGTCAGGCTCTGCCATCCGACTATTATCGACACTGTGATCTTGTACCCTCATCCCCGTGGTCTTCCGATGCGGTTCGGGCTCAAGATGCTGAGCCAGCGCTACTTACAACGCGCGATTCAGACGGGCGGGTTGCGCGGTCACGACTCCCTTGAGGATGCGGTAGCAACCGGAGACCTAGTACGGGTGAAGGTCAGGGAGAAGTGGAAGCAATTGAGAAGCTCAGGGTGGTCGATCGTCAATGACCAGCTCCTGCCTCCGCCTCCTCGAAAGCCAAGCGTTGAAGAAGCTGGAATGGCAAGTGCTGAGCAGCATGCGAAGGACATGGTAGGGAAAGCATTGCACGGAACAAAGCGCAAGAAGCGACCAAGCACAGATAGTAGTGAGGCCGAGGATGGTCACTAG
- a CDS encoding Serine/threonine-protein phosphatase 2A activator 2, translated as MPSATASPIADSLTPENPPDLSKALPKLTPRRRPRTDEAASIPPPPTPRLPTTPDLRSHKYTEPSRRILSERDHQLFTASPTHDLIVSFVFNLSDAVRDRTVASVAKSPGAEDPAILALLAVLDEADQLLKKHPALDTGSRFGNPAFRDFLLAVENASPEWHKRLGVADDEAQEEVSTYLASSFGNGTRIDYGSGHELNFILWLLCLRQLGIVKDNTFAALTLVVFPKYLQVMRDIQSTYYLEPAGSHGVWGLDDYQFLPFLFGASQLVDHKHIRPMSIHNDLIIEECSRDYLYLDQIQWVNATKTVQGLRWHSPMLDDISSAKSWAKVEGGMKKMFLAEVLGKLPVAQHFLFGSLLPATDEMSKDAEQRVGDEDVGEYEVTVDGMKHVHSASSWGDCCGIKVPSAVGARQEAQKNGQGGQLRRLPFD; from the coding sequence ATGCCGAGTGCTACAGCCAGTCCGATAGCAGACTCTCTAACACCAGAGAATCCACCAGACCTATCGAAAGCGCTGCCCAAGCTTACACCTCGCCGACGACCGCGAACAGATGAAGCAGCCTCAATCCCACCACCTCCCACGCCACGCTTGCCGACGACTCCAGACTTGCGGTCGCACAAGTATACAGAGCCGAGTCGAAGAATCCTCTCTGAACGCGACCACCAGCTGTTCACAGCATCGCCGACACACGATCTCATAGTCAGCTTCGTCTTCAACCTCTCCGATGCGGTGCGCGACAGGACGGTAGCCAGTGTCGCCAAGTCGCCTGGAGCAGAGGACCCGGCGATACTTGCACTGCTGGCAGTCCTAGACGAGGCGGATCAGCTTCTCAAGAAGCACCCTGCCCTGGATACTGGATCGCGCTTTGGCAATCCTGCTTTCCGCGACTTCTTGCTGGCGGTAGAGAATGCATCGCCCGAGTGGCATAAGAGACTTGGCGTCGCAGACGACGAAGCTCAAGAGGAAGTGTCGACGTATCTGGCGAGTTCCTTCGGCAATGGAACGAGGATAGACTACGGCAGTGGTCACGAACTCAACTTCATCCTCTGGCTGTTATGCCTTCGGCAGCTAGGCATCGTCAAAGACAACACATTTGCTGCGCTCACACTCGTGGTCTTTCCAAAGTATCTACAAGTCATGCGGGATATTCAAAGCACATACTACCTCGAGCCTGCTGGATCCCATGGCGTCTGGGGACTCGACGATTACCAGTTTCTGCCATTCCTGTTTGGCGCCAGCCAGCTGGTCGATCACAAGCATATCCGGCCCATGAGCATCCACAATGATCTGATCATTGAAGAGTGCAGCAGAGATTATCTCTATCTAGACCAGATACAGTGGGTCAATGCAACCAAGACGGTGCAAGGACTGAGGTGGCATTCTCCTATGCTTGATGATATATCATCCGCAAAGTCTTGGGCTAAGGTGGAAGGCGGCATGAAGAAGATGTTCCTTGCAGAGGTTCTAGGAAAGTTGCCTGTCGCACAGCACTTCTTGTTCGGGTCATTACTGCCTGCGACCGATGAGATGAGCAAGGATGCTGAACAGCGGGTGGGCGATGAAGATGTTGGAGAGTACGAGGTCACTGTGGACGGCATGAAGCATGTTCACAGTGCCAGCAGCTGGGGAGACTGCTGCGGCATAAAGGTACCCAGCGCCGTAGGAGCGAGACAAGAGGCGCAGAAGAATGGTCAAGGTGGACAGCTACGCAGGCTACCTTTCGACTAG